Within Nocardioides rotundus, the genomic segment GGATGCCGTGCGGCTTCCCGACCCGACCGACCAGGACCTCGATCTCCTCCACCCGGAGAAGGCTACGGGCGCCGCTCCCCGGGGGGAACGGCGCCCGTGGCGCGGTGCTCGGCAGGCGGCTCAGCGACGCCGGTCGGTGTCGACGAAGTCGACCCGGGTGCCGCCTCGGCCGGCGAGGGCGGACATGACCGTGCGGAACGCGGTGGCGGTGCGGCCGGAGCGGCCGATCACCTTGCCGAGGTCCTCGGGGTTGACCCGGACCTCGAGCAGCGATCCGCCCCGCACGCGCTTGTCGCGCACGGTGACGTCGTCGGGGTTGTCCACGACGCCCCGCACCAGGTGCTCGAGCGCCTCGGCCAGCATCGCGGAGCTCACGACTCGTCGGTCGCCTTCTCCTCGGTGCCCTCGGTGGCCTCGTTCGCCTCGATGGCCTCGGCCACCTCCTGGCGCTCCTCGGCCGGGGCGTCGGAGGCTTCCTCGACGGCGGTCTCCTGGC encodes:
- a CDS encoding RNA-binding protein; the protein is MLAEALEHLVRGVVDNPDDVTVRDKRVRGGSLLEVRVNPEDLGKVIGRSGRTATAFRTVMSALAGRGGTRVDFVDTDRRR